A region from the Oceanidesulfovibrio marinus genome encodes:
- a CDS encoding molybdopterin-dependent oxidoreductase: MKTHTKECVGQALSNAFSRRRFLKAMAASGALACLPGALLRPLTAEAGIVYEGDYQTFRNACPRNCYDTCSIKSYVKDGVLQFIEGAQESTYTRGGLCVKGYAYTRRPYEPTRVKYPMEQQGRGSGNWKRLSWDEAMDKIARKVLEMQEKDGNLLGLGMTKYSGNFGITNYVVEGMMSSLGYTTRFTGTPCWPAGIDAQNYDLGNMWCNDPEDFPDARYVILWGVNPAWCSVHSMKYIYAARDRGAKIVAIDPVMTQTAAKADEYWQVKTSADGALALGMARHILDQGLVDRDWVDNNSVGFEEFASYLRNNVTVDWAAELSGVPAERIKAVAEEFATAKPATIWIGYGMQRHVNGGATVRAVDALVAMTGNVGKVGGGARYGHLQTWGFNYHAMLQKQPEGAKGVPGKTEVKGDFHFTGDQGEVSYSDRILNINKTAQEILDAQDPPVRMLWVSCKNPFSQDFDRNKMQKAFDKLEMVVTVDNFFNQTVEQSDIVLPVTTLFEEWTINASYWHYWLSINEQAIKPMYEAKSNIEIAAALSKKMNELSPGSCTFPTEVDTKEWMVKEFNQNIYDQFGLESWEDLREGPRKMKLASSASWSTLEFGTPSKKYEFKSELCAEHGHKALPEWKEPREPNAKLRLLTPHTKFAIHSQFNNIDWMQEFNPRPYVYLNPQTASERGIDDGDTVRVFNDLGEVTIQAKLTSILPADTIMMYEAWFHANPYNCQNLVDDTAADMGSYKTGQPGVAIHDQFADVARV; the protein is encoded by the coding sequence ATGAAGACGCACACGAAGGAATGCGTCGGCCAGGCGCTGTCCAACGCCTTTTCCAGGCGGCGCTTTCTCAAGGCCATGGCGGCCAGCGGCGCGCTGGCGTGCCTGCCGGGAGCCTTGCTTCGGCCGCTTACGGCCGAGGCGGGCATCGTCTACGAGGGCGACTACCAGACCTTCCGCAACGCCTGCCCCAGAAACTGCTACGACACCTGCTCCATCAAGAGCTACGTCAAGGACGGCGTGCTCCAGTTCATCGAAGGCGCGCAGGAGTCCACCTACACGCGCGGCGGCCTGTGTGTGAAAGGGTACGCCTACACGCGTCGGCCATACGAGCCCACCCGCGTGAAGTATCCCATGGAGCAGCAGGGCAGGGGCAGTGGCAACTGGAAGCGCCTCTCCTGGGACGAGGCCATGGACAAGATAGCCCGCAAGGTACTGGAGATGCAGGAGAAGGACGGCAACCTGCTGGGCCTGGGCATGACCAAGTACTCGGGCAACTTCGGCATCACCAACTACGTGGTCGAGGGCATGATGTCCTCCCTGGGCTACACCACCCGCTTTACCGGCACGCCGTGCTGGCCGGCGGGCATCGATGCCCAGAACTACGACCTGGGCAACATGTGGTGCAACGACCCCGAGGACTTTCCCGACGCCCGCTATGTGATCCTCTGGGGCGTGAACCCGGCGTGGTGCTCGGTCCACTCCATGAAGTACATCTATGCCGCCCGTGACCGCGGGGCCAAGATCGTGGCCATCGACCCGGTGATGACCCAGACCGCGGCCAAGGCCGACGAGTACTGGCAGGTCAAGACCTCCGCGGACGGCGCCCTGGCCCTTGGCATGGCCCGGCATATTCTGGATCAGGGCCTTGTGGACAGGGACTGGGTGGACAACAACTCTGTGGGTTTTGAGGAATTCGCCAGCTACCTGCGCAATAACGTCACTGTGGACTGGGCCGCCGAGCTCTCCGGCGTTCCGGCCGAGCGCATCAAGGCCGTGGCCGAGGAGTTCGCCACGGCAAAGCCCGCCACCATCTGGATCGGCTACGGCATGCAGCGCCACGTCAACGGCGGGGCGACTGTCCGCGCCGTTGACGCCCTGGTGGCCATGACCGGCAACGTGGGCAAGGTCGGCGGCGGCGCCCGCTACGGCCATTTACAGACCTGGGGCTTCAACTACCACGCCATGCTCCAGAAGCAGCCCGAAGGCGCCAAGGGCGTGCCCGGCAAGACCGAAGTCAAGGGCGACTTCCACTTCACCGGCGACCAGGGCGAGGTTTCCTACTCGGACCGCATCCTGAACATCAACAAGACGGCCCAGGAAATCCTGGACGCGCAGGACCCGCCCGTGCGCATGCTCTGGGTCTCCTGCAAGAACCCCTTCAGCCAGGACTTCGACCGCAACAAGATGCAGAAGGCCTTTGACAAGCTGGAGATGGTCGTCACCGTGGACAACTTCTTCAACCAGACCGTGGAGCAGTCGGACATCGTGCTGCCCGTGACCACGCTCTTCGAGGAATGGACCATCAATGCCTCGTACTGGCACTACTGGCTGTCCATCAACGAGCAGGCCATCAAGCCCATGTACGAGGCCAAGTCGAACATCGAGATCGCGGCCGCCCTGTCCAAGAAGATGAACGAGCTCAGCCCTGGCTCCTGCACCTTCCCCACCGAGGTGGACACCAAGGAGTGGATGGTCAAGGAGTTCAACCAGAACATCTACGACCAGTTCGGCCTGGAATCCTGGGAGGACCTGCGCGAGGGACCGCGCAAGATGAAGCTGGCGTCCTCGGCTTCTTGGAGCACGCTGGAGTTCGGCACGCCCTCCAAGAAGTACGAGTTCAAGAGCGAGCTCTGCGCCGAGCACGGCCACAAGGCCCTGCCGGAGTGGAAGGAGCCGCGCGAACCCAACGCCAAGCTACGCCTGCTCACCCCGCACACCAAGTTCGCCATCCACTCGCAGTTCAACAACATCGACTGGATGCAGGAGTTCAACCCCAGGCCGTACGTCTACCTGAACCCCCAGACCGCCTCGGAACGCGGCATCGACGACGGCGACACGGTGCGCGTGTTCAACGATCTGGGCGAGGTGACCATCCAGGCCAAGCTGACCTCCATCCTGCCAGCCGACACCATCATGATGTACGAGGCGTGGTTCCACGCCAACCCGTACAACTGCCAGAACCTGGTGGACGACACGGCGGCGGACATGGGCAGCTACAAGACCGGCCAGCCCGGCGTGGCCATCCATGACCAGTTCGCCGACGTAGCCAGGGTCTGA
- a CDS encoding molecular chaperone TorD family protein, which translates to MARDADDLADAWIKLTRQDERTLYLPTPPAIPDWEAVEFSFNRLFVGPQPPLAPPFSSIYLDSEPYVMGPSTMEVRNIYRLLGLQSPLEGSFPDDHVSLELDALLAMDASLEWGGRPELASMRNYFLEQHMLAWIPEFCDGVYAQEATHPAIIYAAMLLVRFLLDLADTTGCSPREHQFTARTATVEDNAS; encoded by the coding sequence ATGGCGAGGGACGCAGACGACCTCGCCGACGCCTGGATAAAGCTGACGCGCCAGGATGAGCGGACGCTCTACCTGCCGACGCCGCCGGCGATTCCCGACTGGGAAGCGGTCGAGTTTTCGTTCAACAGGCTCTTTGTCGGACCGCAACCGCCGCTGGCGCCGCCGTTTTCCTCGATCTACCTGGACTCGGAGCCCTATGTCATGGGGCCGAGCACCATGGAAGTGCGCAATATCTATCGCCTCCTCGGTCTTCAATCCCCATTGGAAGGGAGCTTTCCCGACGACCACGTGAGCCTGGAGCTCGACGCTCTGCTGGCCATGGATGCGTCCTTGGAATGGGGCGGTCGCCCGGAGCTGGCCTCCATGCGGAACTACTTCCTGGAACAACACATGCTGGCTTGGATACCGGAGTTCTGCGACGGCGTGTACGCGCAGGAGGCAACGCACCCGGCCATCATTTACGCCGCCATGCTGCTCGTGCGGTTCCTTTTGGATCTCGCCGACACGACCGGGTGTTCACCCCGGGAACATCAATTCACTGCGCGAACCGCAACCGTGGAGGATAATGCATCATGA
- a CDS encoding 4Fe-4S dicluster domain-containing protein, giving the protein MTKQYAFFVDAKRCIGCFTCAMACKNQYHQEPGVHWRQVYPLNEEIYPHRERAFYSLACNHCENPTCANVCPVKAYYKREEDGVVVHEQDKCIGCGNCIRSCPYGAPRYNPVLKKAEKCSFCYQRLDAGLKPACVQSCPVEALQIVDLAEFDNPNAVQYPAGFPRFTKLNPSVRFILPEQPRMVTRSDV; this is encoded by the coding sequence ATGACGAAACAATACGCCTTTTTTGTGGACGCCAAGCGTTGCATCGGGTGCTTCACCTGCGCCATGGCGTGCAAGAACCAGTATCACCAGGAGCCAGGCGTGCACTGGCGGCAGGTCTATCCCCTCAACGAGGAGATCTACCCCCACCGCGAGCGCGCCTTCTACTCCCTGGCCTGCAACCACTGCGAGAACCCCACCTGCGCCAACGTCTGCCCGGTGAAGGCCTACTACAAACGGGAAGAGGACGGCGTGGTGGTGCACGAGCAGGACAAGTGCATCGGCTGCGGCAACTGCATCCGCTCCTGCCCGTACGGCGCGCCGCGCTACAACCCGGTGCTCAAGAAGGCCGAGAAGTGCAGCTTCTGCTACCAGCGCCTGGACGCCGGCCTGAAGCCGGCCTGCGTGCAGAGCTGCCCGGTGGAGGCTCTGCAGATCGTGGACCTCGCCGAGTTCGACAACCCCAACGCCGTGCAGTACCCGGCCGGGTTCCCCCGTTTCACCAAGCTCAACCCCTCGGTGCGCTTCATCCTTCCGGAGCAGCCCCGTATGGTCACAAGGAGCGACGTATGA
- a CDS encoding LuxR C-terminal-related transcriptional regulator: MSTPELLRHLTLRKEDFLKKWVRTMGEAGYLDHTTAKREDCLDAFNWFLDPVLEHLDQCGGAPAFGELIAGQANWAEALLASSERHRFRGVNSNMFVGCFFTMIHSIEEMIDETEAPLAAKVEAADIVRLYADAFTTLLLARWGELSSEEVAGRLDESARLLTLEKNKYENILAVISDMVLIVDENGKLLELNQAASEFFAAATMGLPVWSLLDLEARSMEDMLKYYPQDTAQELAAPDGSSFFEMRIIPLERVSLASPAYLVVLKDITVHVTHRDILEDTVRERTEALEQDKQQLAEMNITLRNVMRSVDNELDDHKQTVGRMAEELLPALDKLRRADSPMVRKAYLDVLEDQLLKLSAGARPDQHPALLRLTPTEMKVCQFIEAGASTKDIAEALNLAVGTVQSHRKNIRRKLKLQNKDVNLRTFLSKTHSSNSHV; this comes from the coding sequence ATGTCAACTCCCGAGCTCCTTCGACACCTCACCCTCCGCAAGGAAGACTTCCTGAAGAAGTGGGTCCGCACCATGGGAGAGGCCGGCTACCTGGACCACACCACGGCAAAGCGCGAGGACTGCCTCGACGCCTTCAACTGGTTCCTCGATCCCGTGCTGGAGCACCTCGACCAATGCGGCGGGGCGCCTGCTTTCGGCGAGCTCATCGCAGGCCAGGCGAACTGGGCCGAGGCGTTGCTCGCCTCCTCGGAGCGCCACCGTTTCCGCGGCGTGAACAGCAACATGTTCGTGGGCTGCTTCTTCACGATGATCCACTCCATCGAGGAGATGATCGACGAGACCGAGGCGCCCCTGGCCGCCAAGGTGGAGGCGGCGGACATCGTCCGCCTCTACGCCGATGCCTTCACCACGCTCCTGCTTGCCAGATGGGGCGAGCTCTCCAGCGAGGAGGTCGCCGGCAGGCTCGACGAGTCCGCCCGGCTGCTGACGCTGGAGAAGAACAAGTACGAGAACATCCTGGCCGTCATCTCGGACATGGTCCTTATTGTCGACGAGAACGGCAAGCTGCTGGAGCTCAACCAGGCCGCCAGCGAGTTCTTCGCCGCCGCCACCATGGGCCTGCCTGTCTGGTCTCTGCTCGACCTGGAGGCGCGCAGCATGGAGGACATGCTCAAGTACTACCCCCAGGACACGGCGCAAGAGCTGGCCGCGCCGGACGGCAGCTCTTTTTTCGAGATGCGGATCATCCCTCTGGAGCGTGTCAGTCTGGCCTCGCCGGCGTACCTTGTGGTGCTCAAGGACATCACCGTCCACGTTACCCACCGGGACATTCTGGAAGATACGGTGCGAGAACGCACCGAGGCGCTGGAGCAGGACAAGCAGCAGCTGGCCGAGATGAACATAACCCTGCGCAACGTCATGCGCAGCGTGGACAACGAGCTGGACGACCACAAACAGACTGTGGGGCGGATGGCCGAGGAGCTGTTGCCCGCCCTGGACAAGCTGCGCCGCGCGGACAGCCCCATGGTGCGCAAGGCGTATCTCGACGTGCTTGAGGACCAGCTGCTCAAGCTCTCGGCAGGGGCCAGGCCGGATCAGCACCCGGCTTTGCTCAGGCTGACGCCCACGGAGATGAAGGTCTGCCAGTTCATCGAGGCCGGGGCCTCCACCAAGGATATCGCCGAGGCGTTGAATCTGGCCGTGGGTACGGTGCAGAGCCATCGCAAGAATATCCGCCGAAAACTGAAGCTCCAGAACAAGGACGTCAACCTGCGGACCTTCCTCAGTAAAACGCACAGCTCGAACAGTCATGTATAG